The Rhodothermus marinus DSM 4252 DNA segment CCGGAGACCCCCGTGCGTATCGAAATGCGGCAGTTCGCGTAGCCAGACGAGTCCATCGTCCGTGGCCAGCAGGTAGCCGGACTCCGGCAGGTCCACCACGTCGTGGATGCGGTTGCCCGGGTGGCCGAGGTAGGCAAATTCGACGGGGTGATCTACTTCGTCGACCGGAAAGAAGCTCACGGCCTCGCTCATGATCACCCAGAGCCCCTCAGGCAATGCAACGAGCCGTTCGACGATGTTGTCGGGCAAACCGTGGTTGGCCGTGCCTTCTTCCGAATAGACCAGCCAGCCGTCGGATGTCTGTCGGAACAGGCCGATACCGGTTCCCACCCATACGGTGCCGTCGGTCGTGGTGGCCAGCGCGTACACCGGCGCAGCGGCCAGCACCGGTCGCCAGCTCGTGTCGGCGCGCAGGAAGACGCCATGCTGCGCGGTACCAACCCAGAGACGCTGCTGTGCGTCCAGTGTCAGGGTGGTCACCGAAGGGAAACGATTCAGCGCCGGAAGCGGAACGCGTTCAGGTTGGGCCGTCGGTGCCGTTAGCCGCACCAGACCCGCCCCGGTGCCCAGCCAGAGGACGCCTTCCGGATCGACGACCCCGCCCTGCACAGCCGCGGGCAGTATCCAGCGATGGATCGGGCGCTTGTCGCGCAGCCACCATAGCACCTTGCCTCCGCCCAGCAGCCAGCCGTCGTACCAGGGGAGCAGTACGGTGGGCGGCTCGGGAAGCGATGCGGGCAGCGTGACCGTGACGGGTTGCGTCGTGCGGCACCCGGCCACCACCAGCAGCACCATCCAGAGGAGCGCGCGGGGCGTCATAGCAGCTCGGTTTTTTTCTCACGGGGAAGTACGGATGGCTTGAAGCGTCCTGAAACATGCAGCGTGCAGTTTCCGGTGCTGCGAGTTTAGCATGCACAGACCGATCGGACAAGCCGCTGCCATCGGTTTAACGATTTGACTACCGTCTGCTAACGGATCGCTAACGGCCTCCTAACACCCGTTTTGCAGCAGTGCTGTAGGTTGCGGGCACCGGAAACACCGTTCACCCAACCTTCCACAAGCCCTATGAGACGCACGTTACAATGGGCCCTGATGCTGTTGCTCTGCCTGCCGGCGAGCCTGACGGCCCAGACCCGCAAGCATGTGATCCTGTACATCGGCGACGGCCACGGCATTGCGCCGCGCACGGCCACGCGGATGGCGCTCGGACAGGGACGGCCCGGTAGTCGCTTCAGCGACGAACCCAACTTTCATCTACTGGCGCAGGACCGCCTGCGCTACAACGCCATGGTGACCACCCACTCGCTCAACTCGTGGATTACCGACTCGGCGCCGGGCGCCTCGGTCTATGCCGTGGGCAAGCGCGGTAAGATCGACAACGAGTTTATTTCGCTCGATCCGGAGACGTTTGAGCCGCTGGAAACCATCCTGGAGGCGGCCAAAAAGGCCGGTTATGCGGTGGGCCTGGTGACCACGACGCGCGTAACGCACGCCACGCCGGCCGCCTTCGCCGCGCACATCTGGAATCGGGATCTGGAAGACTATATTGCCGCGCAGTACCTGTCTTCCAGCCAGGAAGAATACGAGGCCATTTTCAACGCCGGCCCCGGCTACGATCCGGCCCGCGACTGGGTGCTGCCCGAGCCCAAAGTGGGGGTGGAGATCGACGTGATTCTGGGCGGTGGCGCCCGCCACTTTCTGCCGCGTAACAATCCCGACGTGAACGGCAACGCCACGGTGCGCGACCGCAACGGCCAGCCCATCACCGATGGCAACGGCCAGCCGGTGGTGCTGAGCGGCCGCCGCAGCGACAACGTGGATCTGATCGAGATCGCGAAGGATCGGGGCTACGTGTACGTCAACAGCCGTGATGCGCTGCTGGGCATTCTGGACCGCCTGGACGAGTTCTCTCCGGAGAACGACGCCAAACTGCTGGGCCTCTTCAGCAGCTCGCACCGCAGCTACGAGGCCGAGCGCCAGCAGCTCTATCCGTGGGAGCCGGCCCTCTGGGAGATGACCATGGTGGCCATCGAAGTGCTCAAACGCAAAAGCGACAAAGGCTTCTTCCTGGTGGTCGAGGGCGGTCGCATCGATCATCTGGAGCACGCCAACGCAGGCGGCATCGGCTACGAGGGCGATCGGTACACTGTCGTGGCCGATGTCGAGGCGATCATTGCCGACGACGTCTACGGGGGCGGAACGGATCGACTGGCCGGCGTCTATGGCTCGGATTATATGATCAAAGAAGTGCTGGACTTCGACTATGCCATCGAAGAGGGGTTGAACTTCATGAACGACGCCACCGCAGGGCAGACCCTGATCCTGAGCACCTCCGACCATGAATGTGGCGGCTTTACGGTGGTCGGGTTGCACGATGCCGAAGACGCGCAGGGGAACGGCACGTTGATTCGCACCTATGCCCGCCAGCCCGAAAAGACCGACGGCCAGTTTACGCCCGTTCCGGAAAACATCGACCGTGGCGATGATGAAATCGGTGGCTGGTTTCCGGAGTACGAACTGGTGGAGTTTCAGGGCAAATTGTGGCCCGAGCCGGCCGGACCGAACGCCCGGCGTATCGTGATCGCCTATGGCTCGAACCCGCTCGTCAACGGCAACGGCGGTACGATCGGCACCACGCCGGGCAACCACACGCCGCAGGACGTGTGGGTCGGCGCCGACGACAACGTGGACGGGGCGTTTGCCAGCCGTATCACCGGCCGCGGGCTGCTCGACAATACGGACCTGTTCCCGATTATGCGGGACTTTCTGGGCGTGACCACCACCAGCAACGAGCGGCTGCCGGACGAGAAGCGGTCCGGGCTGGGTGCCGTGGAGGCTTATCCGAATCCGTTTGGTGAAAAGCTGGCCGTGACGCTGGCGATCGATCGGCCGCAGACGGTCAGCCTCGAGGTGTACAATGCGCTCGGCCAGCGCGTGCGCGTGCTGCAGCCGTCGGCGCAGCTGACGCCGGGCACGCATACGATTGCCTGGGACGGACGGGACGACACGGGTGCCAGCGTCGCGTCGGGACTCTATCTGGTGGTGGCCCGTAGCGGCGAACAGGTCGTCTCGCGTCAGGTCGTACGTATTCGCTGAGCTTTGCCGGTTTGACGAACAAAGGGGACGGCTCATGCCGAGCCGTCCCCTTTCTTTTTTGCAGCGCTTCGGACTACCATGCGTGCGGCAGGGCGATGGCATACAGGTACCAGGCGGCGTGCGGCAGCCACTGTTCGGTCCAGCGCCAGTCGGTGTCCTGCCCCGTGACGGCATAGCCCAGATTGTAGGCGATGCCGCCCGGTCCTTCCAGGCCGCCCGTGATGCCGTTGCTGATGCCGCCGGGGGCGTTCGTGTAGGCGTAGCTGTTGAAGAACAGGTACTCCGGGTTGTTGCGTCCCACGCCCTTGAGCATGCACACGTCGTACGGATTGCGGCCGAGAATCCAGTGCAACTGATCCCATGCGTACTGTTGAAGCGCCCGGTAAAAAGCCGTGTCGGCGGCAAAATAGGGGGCGGCCATGCGTGCGGCGGCCGCCAGTGAAGCCAGCCGGGCATTTTCGCCCTGCCACCAGGGGGCGGCTTCCGTGTTGTGGGGGAAGAAGAAGGCGCTGTAGCGGCGGCCGGTGGTGTCCTGCACGAGCTGGCGGGCGTAGCCGAAAGGATTGACGACTTCGCGGGTGATCGCCAGTTCGAAGCGCAGGGAGCGCCGGACCACCTCCAGCACGGCTGCATGCCGACTCGAATCGGCCACGGTCAGGTAGTTGAGCAGGCTGACCACGGGCAGCCCGGCATCGGAGGGATGAAAGAACGGTCGGTCGGTGTCGTCGGCCCGCCAGTAATCCGAATAGGATTCCCATGCCGTGAGGCGCGCCATCAGGCGGTCGGCCCGACGATCGGCGGCCTCGCGGTAGTGCGGGTTGCCGGTGGCCCGGTACAGCTCGGTGGCGGCCAGCAGTGCGCTGTAGTCGTCGAGAATGTTCTCTCGTCCGTCGTTGGTGAGCTGCCGGTTGTGCTGCTCCAGAAAGGCAAAGGCTGCCTCAGCCGCCTGCAGGTAGGTAGCCTGGTCGAAGTCGCCATGCACGGGCAGCGTGCTCGCCCGCGCCAGTGCGGCGATGGCCAGTCCGCCCCCGGCCCGGTAGCTGACGTCGTACAGGGCGATCGAGTCGTTCACGGCCAGCACCTGCTCCTGCTTGGTGCGGGTGGTCGCATCGGCCAGCGCATAGGCAGCCCGGGTGGCCGCAATCACACGATCTTCCGGACGCTTTTCCGGGCCGGGTGCCGCCACCGACCGGAAGAACGAGCCATACGGATCGCGCATGCGCACAAGGAAGTCCGCTCCATAGAGGGCTTCGTCAAGCGCTCGGATGCGGTACTGGTGAAAGTTGGGGTCGTTGCGCTCGGTAAGCAGCCGGTACGTTTCCAGCAGAGCCCAGACGACCAGCGGGGTCTGCTGTGGATTGAAGTAGGTGGAAAAAGACAGATGCGAGAGGTGTTTGCCGTAGTCGCCCGTGGCGTCGTACCAGCCGCCGTGGACATCCACGCACCCTTTCCGGAAGCCCCCTTCGAAGGGCCGGCAGCGATCGGCCCGGTCGTAGCGTCCCGAGCTTCGCTGGCTTTTGAAGTAGAAGAGCACGTCCGAGAGCGTCCGGCGCTCCAGCAGGTTTTCGCGCAGCTCGAAGGGGAAAGAGGTCACCGGGCCCTGCTTCGTCTCGCAGCGCAGCCGGTAGAAACCCGGCGCGGTCACGTCCGAAAAGTCCAGCCGCCAGAAATACCAGGCCGGCCAGTCGGCCACGCGCCCGAGCGGCTCCGGCATGAGGGAAGCCACCGGCTCCGGGGCGTTTTCTCGATAGAGCGCACAGGTGGTCGGCTGCAGTGAGGCCGGCCCCTGCAACAGTGCCTGCTTGGGGCCGTGGATTTCGTAGCCCACATGGTCGGTCAGAATGCGCGGCGTGAAGGTGGTATCGAGGACAATTCCGAAAATCAGGAGCAGGGCAAGCAGCATGGTTCTCTGAGGGTTTGATTGGCTACCGGGAAAGAATAGGGCCGTTCGGGGTGCGGTGCAATGCGACAGGACTGTGGGAGCGGTCTCAATTTTAGCCCGTGAGTTCGTGGCCGGGTTGTCCGGATGGATGTACGGGCTCAGTCCCGGCGCGGTGCCGTTTGCTCAGAACGCGATGTGTCGTTCGGGTCGTGGGTGTGAAGGTCGGGCACGTAGCGGCGAACCAGTGCGACGAAGTCCCGAAGCTGCGCGTTTACCCAGGCGCTGTCGCGTCCCAGTTCGGCGGCGAGCCGACGGGCCACGGCCGGCGCCGCTTCGAGCGCGGCGGCTGCGTCCAGAAACAGCGCCCGCGTGCGCCGGGCCAGCACGTCTTCGACAGTGCGGGCCATTTCGTAGCGCGCAGCCCAGACGACTTCGACCATGCGATAGGGCAGCCGGGGATGCAGCGGAGCCGCCAGTTCGGGTTCGGCTTCCATGAGTCGGCGCAGGTGCCGGGCGTCGGTGCCGTAGACGTGCCATGGATCGGCCACATTGACGTGCCGCGTGGCACCGTGCAGGCGTAGCGTGGCGGTGGGCGAAGTGCGGTGCGGCAGACCGCCCACCTCCAGCGCCCGGTCCACCGTCTCCTCGGCCATGAGCCGGTAGGTGGTCCACTTCCCACCCGTGACGGTCACCAGCCCTCGGCGGGAGACCAGAAGCACATGTTCACGCGATAGATGGGCCGTGTCTTCCTGCATCCCGCCGCGCTGTACCAGCGGCCGGAGTCCGGCAAAGACGGCGCGGATGTCGGCTCGGGTGGGAGCCGGCTCCAGGTAGCGGCCGGCGTGCGTCAGCAGGTAGGTGATTTCCTCCTCGGTGGGCAGGGGCTCCAGCTCGGGATTCGGCACCGGCTCGTCGGTGGTGCCCAGCAGCACCTGTCCGTGCCAGGGGATCACGAACAGCACGCGGCCGTCGTCGGTGCGGGGAATGAGCAGGGCCGCTTCGCCCGGCAGAAAGCGTCGGGGCAGGACCAGATGTACGCCCTGGCTGGGTACGATGAGCGGGGTGGCGTTCGGGTTGTCCATACGGCGCACGGTGTCGGCGAAGACGCCCGTTGCGTTGACGATCACACGTCCCCGCACTTCGAAGCGCTCGCCCGAATCCAGATCGCGCACGACGACGCCTTCCAGGTGCGACCGCGTGCCCATCAGCGCCTCGACGGGCATGTAGTTGAGCACGACGGCACCGTGCTCGGCGGCCGTCCAGGCCAGATGCACTAGCAGCCGGGCGTCGTCGAACTGACCGTCGGGGTAGGCCAGGCCGCCCCGCAGATGATTTTGCCGAAGCGTTGGCAGCAGGGCATGCGTCTCGACGGCGTCGAGGCGGCGAGTCAGCCCCAGTCGGCCTTTGCCGGCCAGACGATCGTAGAGCCAGAGTCCGATGCCGTAGAAGGGCCGCTCCCACCAGCGGTAGCAGGGCACCACGAACAGGCGCGGCCAGACCAGGTGCGGCGCATTGTGGCGGAGCCGGGCACGTTCACGGAGCGCCTCGCGCACCAGCCCCAGATCGCCCTCACGCAGGTAGCGCACGCCGCCGTGGATGAGCTTCGTGCTCCGGCTCGAAGTGCCTTTGCCGAAGTCGTGTTGCTCGAAAAGCACCGTACGAAAGCCTCGGGCGGCTGCATCCAGCGCCACTCCCAGCCCCGTAGCCCCTCCTCCAATAATGAGCACATCCCACTGTTCTTGCTTGCGCAGGCGCTCCAGAAAAGCTTCTCGATGCAGAAGAGGTTGCATGCAGTCAGGGTAGAGCCGACTCGCAGGGATCCCTTTTTCAGAAAGATCTTCCACCGGTAGGGAATTACCCGGTTCCGCAGGTCTCTATCTAAAAACATGCTTTCGCAGATGCGCGCGTTGCTTTTGCTGTTGACGGGCCTGCTGCTGATCGAATCGGCACCGGCGCAGCCCCTGTCGTCGTACGTGCAGGACACCTGTCCGGACGACTGCTTTGCTCTGGCCGAAAACGGCCGTGTCGTGTCGATCGTGGCGAGCCGGGCCGACGATCCGGTGGTGCTCCGGGCCATCGAGGATCTGGCGGCCGACCTGGAGCGCGTGACGGGGCGGCGTCCCGTCGTGCACTACGACACGTGGCCCGCCGAACCGTCCCTCGTCGTGGGCAGCCTGGCGCACAGCCCCCTGATTCGGGAACTGGTGGAGACCGGACAGCTCGCTCCAGGCGAAATCGAAGGACGCTGGGAGGCGTTTTTGCTGCAGGTCGTACCCGACGTCCGGGGAGCCGACCGCCTGGTCATCGCCGGCAGCGATCCGCGCGGTACGGTTTTCGGCATCTACGACCTGTCGCGGGCGATGGGCGTTTCGCCCTGGTACTGGTGGGCCGACGTGCCTGTACCGCACCGGCCCGCGCTTTACGTGGCGCGTACGCTTCGCCGCACGGACTACCCGCGCGTGCGCTATCGGGGCCTCTTCATCAACGACGAAGCGCCCGCGCTTTCGGGCTGGGCCTATGAAAAATTCGGCGGCTTCAACCACCGTTTCTACGCGCGCGTTTTCGAGCTGATCTTACGCCTGAAGGGCAATTTCCTCTGGCCGGCCATGTGGGGGCGCTCGCTTTTCGAGGAGGACAGTCTGAACATCCCCACGGCCGCCCGCTACGGTATCGTGATCGGCACCTCGCACCACGAGCCCATGCTCC contains these protein-coding regions:
- a CDS encoding alkaline phosphatase, with product MRRTLQWALMLLLCLPASLTAQTRKHVILYIGDGHGIAPRTATRMALGQGRPGSRFSDEPNFHLLAQDRLRYNAMVTTHSLNSWITDSAPGASVYAVGKRGKIDNEFISLDPETFEPLETILEAAKKAGYAVGLVTTTRVTHATPAAFAAHIWNRDLEDYIAAQYLSSSQEEYEAIFNAGPGYDPARDWVLPEPKVGVEIDVILGGGARHFLPRNNPDVNGNATVRDRNGQPITDGNGQPVVLSGRRSDNVDLIEIAKDRGYVYVNSRDALLGILDRLDEFSPENDAKLLGLFSSSHRSYEAERQQLYPWEPALWEMTMVAIEVLKRKSDKGFFLVVEGGRIDHLEHANAGGIGYEGDRYTVVADVEAIIADDVYGGGTDRLAGVYGSDYMIKEVLDFDYAIEEGLNFMNDATAGQTLILSTSDHECGGFTVVGLHDAEDAQGNGTLIRTYARQPEKTDGQFTPVPENIDRGDDEIGGWFPEYELVEFQGKLWPEPAGPNARRIVIAYGSNPLVNGNGGTIGTTPGNHTPQDVWVGADDNVDGAFASRITGRGLLDNTDLFPIMRDFLGVTTTSNERLPDEKRSGLGAVEAYPNPFGEKLAVTLAIDRPQTVSLEVYNALGQRVRVLQPSAQLTPGTHTIAWDGRDDTGASVASGLYLVVARSGEQVVSRQVVRIR
- a CDS encoding glycoside hydrolase family 9 protein, with amino-acid sequence MLLALLLIFGIVLDTTFTPRILTDHVGYEIHGPKQALLQGPASLQPTTCALYRENAPEPVASLMPEPLGRVADWPAWYFWRLDFSDVTAPGFYRLRCETKQGPVTSFPFELRENLLERRTLSDVLFYFKSQRSSGRYDRADRCRPFEGGFRKGCVDVHGGWYDATGDYGKHLSHLSFSTYFNPQQTPLVVWALLETYRLLTERNDPNFHQYRIRALDEALYGADFLVRMRDPYGSFFRSVAAPGPEKRPEDRVIAATRAAYALADATTRTKQEQVLAVNDSIALYDVSYRAGGGLAIAALARASTLPVHGDFDQATYLQAAEAAFAFLEQHNRQLTNDGRENILDDYSALLAATELYRATGNPHYREAADRRADRLMARLTAWESYSDYWRADDTDRPFFHPSDAGLPVVSLLNYLTVADSSRHAAVLEVVRRSLRFELAITREVVNPFGYARQLVQDTTGRRYSAFFFPHNTEAAPWWQGENARLASLAAAARMAAPYFAADTAFYRALQQYAWDQLHWILGRNPYDVCMLKGVGRNNPEYLFFNSYAYTNAPGGISNGITGGLEGPGGIAYNLGYAVTGQDTDWRWTEQWLPHAAWYLYAIALPHAW
- a CDS encoding glycerol-3-phosphate dehydrogenase/oxidase; its protein translation is MQPLLHREAFLERLRKQEQWDVLIIGGGATGLGVALDAAARGFRTVLFEQHDFGKGTSSRSTKLIHGGVRYLREGDLGLVREALRERARLRHNAPHLVWPRLFVVPCYRWWERPFYGIGLWLYDRLAGKGRLGLTRRLDAVETHALLPTLRQNHLRGGLAYPDGQFDDARLLVHLAWTAAEHGAVVLNYMPVEALMGTRSHLEGVVVRDLDSGERFEVRGRVIVNATGVFADTVRRMDNPNATPLIVPSQGVHLVLPRRFLPGEAALLIPRTDDGRVLFVIPWHGQVLLGTTDEPVPNPELEPLPTEEEITYLLTHAGRYLEPAPTRADIRAVFAGLRPLVQRGGMQEDTAHLSREHVLLVSRRGLVTVTGGKWTTYRLMAEETVDRALEVGGLPHRTSPTATLRLHGATRHVNVADPWHVYGTDARHLRRLMEAEPELAAPLHPRLPYRMVEVVWAARYEMARTVEDVLARRTRALFLDAAAALEAAPAVARRLAAELGRDSAWVNAQLRDFVALVRRYVPDLHTHDPNDTSRSEQTAPRRD